The genomic window TAGACATAGTTGCCGCAAGCACGAATTATGCAACCATGCAAAAACGATGAAAAGATTAATAAATTAGCAATCATCTTAGCCGCAATCGCAAATAGCGACTCCTTAGAGGTAGTTATTCTTGAAGAATGAAATCATAATTAACTTTCCAAAAGATGTCAGGGAATACTGTCCCAAATGCAAATGCTACCTTTATCCTGTGAAAGATCATATTTGCCACTTCTGCAAAAGTAAGACCGTCCAACATAAAGAATAACTACATTCTTTCAATTGTAAATCTTTTCTTATATCTTGTCAGAATCTTAATTGTCCTTTCACCTATTATTGCCATAAATAATCCATTGCCAAATGCATGGCTCACATCCCACCCGATGCTAAGGACATAAGTTCTGACAAAAGTTTCTAATGTGTGTGGTTTCACAAAAAAGGCAAAGTGCCAAATATTCATTATCCAGCCATAAAGAAATCCCCAAGCGATTGCAAATAGTATAATGAATTTAAAGTTAATATCTTTTCTACCTAGATAACCTGCTGTGAGCCCGGGTAGTCCCCAGCCTATCATCTGAAGCGGCGTCCACGGCCCGTGGCCTAAAAAAAAATTTGAGACAAATGGAGTCAAAGCTCCTACAAAAAACCCGGCAATTGGGCCATAGATAAGGCCAGAACAGATGATGAGTGTTGTGCACGGCTGTATACCCTGGAAATTAGAAAATGGTATCCTTAAAACTGCCGATATCCCGGAAAGCATAGCTATAAGCGTAAGCTGTTTTGTACTGAACTCCTTTTTTTCAAACTGGTATACAAAAGAAATGATCACAAGGACAAAGATGCCTATTATCTCATATGGCCAGAGCTTTACTATTGTTCTGGACTCATCAAACAATAACCCCCCGCCAAAAAGAAGAACTGCCAATGCAACTATGATTAAGGGGAATACATCACTTATTTTTATTCGACCACCTCTAATAGCTCCTCAACTGTCAAGGTATCGTCAGGTATGCCGTATTTAGTGTAGGGTTGTACCAATCTATTAATTTGTGGGGAGAAGAGAAGCGCCTTGGATAGTACGTCTCTTTTATTGCCATCAGAAATGATGTTGCCTTCACTTAGCAAAACAACTCTGTCTGCAAACTCTGCTGCGGTCTCTACATCATGCGTTACCATAATGGCTGTCTTGGCCTTTTCCTTCAGGTAAGAAATAAGCTCTTTTTTCAGGTAGTAGTCCATGCCCCTTGTAGGCTCATCAAGTATCAGTATCTCCGGCTCTGAAACTAAAACTGAGGCAAGCGCCACCCTCTGCCTTTCTCCGCCTGACAGATCATGCGGATAGCTGTTCCTGTACTGGTATATCTTAAATCGCCTGAGTATCTCTTCCACCTTCCGGTCTATCAGTTCTTTTTCCAATCCAAGATTTCTTAATACAAATTCAACTTCCCCTTGGACTGTATCATTGAAAAGGTGCAGGTTAGGGTCCTGAAATACTATGCCAACTTTTTGGATGAGCTCGTCTAATGAATAATCATTGATCTTTTTGCCAAAGAGCTCTATCTTCCCCTTCCTCTGCTTTACAAGGCCATTCATAAGTTTTACAAGAGTAGTTTTGCCGCTCGCATTTTTACCCATGAGGGCAATCATGTCCCCCTCGTAAACTTTAAATGAAATATTTTTCAAAACGTCCTTTTCGCCGCCATATGAAAAGAAAACTTTCTCCATGGAGATGGAAACTTTTCCGGAGCTTTTTTTCCTCTCCCATGGTGCATTGTTCTTTGGATTGCTCAAGACGTCCTTTAGGGAAAGCCTCGCTTCCTTTACCGTGAGGGGTATCCCGTTGTTTGCTATTTTATCCTTGAAGTTAAGCGATAGCCTTGTCACCGGGGGAAGCCCGACTTTCCAGTTCTCAATATGGGCCGATTTTATTTTTCTGGGGCTCCCGTCATATATCATTTTACCGCCGTCAATCATAAGCATCCTATCAACATGGTGAATGACCCGCTCTAGCCTATGCTCAACCAGAAGTATTGTAAGCCCCAGCTCATCGTTAATCTTTTCTATAACGTTTAGCACCTCTTCAGCGCTTCTTGGGTCAAGCTCCGATGTGGGCTCATCGAGCAAGAGTATGCTAGGGTGCATTGCAAGCGCAGATGCTATTGCAACCTTCTGCTTTTGCCCCCCTGAAAGCTCTGAAGTTGTCCTGTTCCTAAGCCTTGAGATATTAACAGCATCAAGCGCCTCTTCTATCCTCTTTTTCATAAGCTCATTTGGGAAGCATAGATTTTCCATGCCAAATGCTATCTCCCTCTCCACCCTGTTAGATATCAGCTGATTTTCAGGGTCT from Methanofastidiosum sp. includes these protein-coding regions:
- a CDS encoding ATP-binding cassette domain-containing protein is translated as MINFNDFSFYYSDCLEPSLDKIDVEIEEGEFLVITGPSGGGKSTFLRSINGLVPNFYGGKISGEVIVHGKNASETPTNQMSELVGMVFQDPENQLISNRVEREIAFGMENLCFPNELMKKRIEEALDAVNISRLRNRTTSELSGGQKQKVAIASALAMHPSILLLDEPTSELDPRSAEEVLNVIEKINDELGLTILLVEHRLERVIHHVDRMLMIDGGKMIYDGSPRKIKSAHIENWKVGLPPVTRLSLNFKDKIANNGIPLTVKEARLSLKDVLSNPKNNAPWERKKSSGKVSISMEKVFFSYGGEKDVLKNISFKVYEGDMIALMGKNASGKTTLVKLMNGLVKQRKGKIELFGKKINDYSLDELIQKVGIVFQDPNLHLFNDTVQGEVEFVLRNLGLEKELIDRKVEEILRRFKIYQYRNSYPHDLSGGERQRVALASVLVSEPEILILDEPTRGMDYYLKKELISYLKEKAKTAIMVTHDVETAAEFADRVVLLSEGNIISDGNKRDVLSKALLFSPQINRLVQPYTKYGIPDDTLTVEELLEVVE
- a CDS encoding ECF transporter S component → MFDESRTIVKLWPYEIIGIFVLVIISFVYQFEKKEFSTKQLTLIAMLSGISAVLRIPFSNFQGIQPCTTLIICSGLIYGPIAGFFVGALTPFVSNFFLGHGPWTPLQMIGWGLPGLTAGYLGRKDINFKFIILFAIAWGFLYGWIMNIWHFAFFVKPHTLETFVRTYVLSIGWDVSHAFGNGLFMAIIGERTIKILTRYKKRFTIERM